Genomic DNA from uncultured Desulfuromusa sp.:
ACCTGGACCGCCTGCGCCCCTGCCAGCAACTGTTTGATGACGGCCTCGCCATCGTGAATGCCTGTAGATGCAGCCAGATCACAATCCACTTTTTGAGACATCATGGCGATCCAGCGCAGCGACATGGCCAGATCGCCGGGGCTGCTGAAGACATTGGTCTGGGTTACTTTAAGCTCTTCGATGTCGAAGTCCGGACTGTAGAAACGGTTGAAGAGGACCAGGCCCGAGATTCCCTGTTTGGAGAGTTTCTGAATTATCTGGCCCAGGCAGGTAAAGTAATGGCTGATTTTCAGGGCAATCGGAATGGAGACTTCTTTGACGATTTTCTCGACAACATTAAAATAAGCGCGTTCTACTTCTTCCGCACTCCGTTTTTGGTCTGTGGGCATAAAAAACATATTTAATTCAAGGGCATCCGCGCCGGCAGATTCGAGGCGTTTTGCATGGTCGACCCACTCGTAGGAGAAGCTGCAGTTGACGCTGGCCACGATCGGAACTGCTACAGCTTTCTTTGCTTCACGGATCAAGGTTGTATATTTGGCAAGGTTTTCACCTTTGATGACCAAATCGTGATAATCGAAGCGTTCCATATAACGGCTGGTTTCAGGAACATCTTTCATCATATCGTTCAGCTCGTGAAAAATTTCCTCCTCGAAGATTGACTTGAGAACGATGGCTCCCGCTCCGCCTTCTTCAAGTTTTTTGATACCGTCCACTGAGCTGGAAAGTCCCGAACTTCCTGCGATAATCGGGGTTTTTAAATTCAGCCCCATGAACTTGGTTGATAAGTTTGGCATTTTCGATTTTCCTCCTTCCGTGTCTGTTAACTTTTCAGGATAATTAAATATATACGGACATCATACCGAATAATCAGATTTTTAGCCAAAAACTGGGACATTTTTCCGCTTTAAAAAATTGTTCTTAACAGAGAACAGAACTACTCCGGCACCATCAGCAAATTAAAATGACAGAATGACAGCGGAGTTTCTCAGGTGCTCACGACCACAACAACAAGGGCGACGGCATATACGCTCAGGATCAGAGCACTTTCAAATCCGATGCGGCCGATCCCATAAGTTTCGCGGCGCACCAGCCCCATCAACAGGATGGCGGTCATCAGAATGCTCACCAGTCCCCATATCATCTGCACCGGAGCCATGTCGTGGTAGATGGAGCCGTGCGCATAGCCCACGTCAGCAGCGGCGACAACGAGCATGTTGAAACAGTTAGTGCCGAAGATGTTGCTGACAGCCAGCGTCAGCGCGCCAATGCGGATTGCGACGATGGTGGTGACCAGTTCGGGTGTGGATGTTGCCAAAGCGGTGAGCAGGCCGCCAACCAAGGTTTCAGAAAGTCCCGTCTGGTCGGCTATCCCCTTTGCTGCTTCCATCAGGACCCAGCCGGCTATGCCGGTAGCGATGGCCATACCGATGAACCCAACCCACACCGAGGATGAACGGCCACGATGCTGCTTATTGGGTTTATCCGCAACTGTCTGGTGGGTCAGTCGGGGGAACCACATGGGTTTGATCCTGGTGCGGTGAACCAGGTGCAGGCCGAAGAGATAAGTGGCGACGATGACTGGTGTAATCGGGTGGATACTCCACTGATTGACCTTGGGTGTAATGATTGCGAGCAACGGCATCGTCAGCAACACAATCAGTAATCCCGCCAGGATCAGGTTGATAGGGGATGCAGCTGCGTGTTCCAGATTGGCTTTACGATAGACAACATCGGCTACGCCAAGAAAGAGCAGGTTAGCGGCCATGCTGCCCATGACGTTACTCATGGCCAGATCGGGGCGTGCATCTATGGCTGCGCTCAGGGTCGCGGCAAAATCGGGCAGCGAAGTGACTCCTGCCAGAAGCAGAACCCCGAAGAGTGCCTCGCCCAGACCGGTTCGGTCGGCCAGCGTATCAGCCCGCCGGGCAAGTTGGCTGCCGGCAATGACGATCACCAGCGCAGCGGTGCTAAAGGCAATTATGTTGAGTATCAAAGAAGAAAACACGCAGATCCTTAAAAGCTATACTATGTCGATCAGTATATCATTAAAACGATTGTGGTAAAGATTGATGCATTGAAGGAATCGCGCGCATGGAGACGGCTGATCTAAAAAAGTTTACTGCCGATTTTTGCAGAGATGGCTGGTGAAACGAACGTGGCTTCTCCACTTTCCGCTTTAGGATATTGAACCCCTATTATTAATGCTTCGGAGACAACATCACCCATTTTTTTGGGCTCAAAATTCAGCACGCCAAGAACAAGTCTGTCTTTGACTTCGTCTATAGGATGTTGGGTGAAACGACCATAGCTGGTGCGTTTTCCATATTTTCCGAAATCAATTGTCATTTTGTAAGTTGGCTTGTGTGTGCTTGTTTCAAGCTCAACGTCGATTATTCTTCCAACTCTGATATCGAGGGTCGCAAACGATTCTTCGAAAGAAACAGTGGGTTTTAGCTCTTTTGCCATGTCGAATCCTTTCAACTTTTTGCATAGCTTAGAAATAACGCTCCAAGTTTAACGGGCTGGAGCTGGTTCGTTTGGATTTTTATGCGAATCATCCAGATTCTGCTTGGTTGGTTTTGTGATCAGGTGGTTCTTTGCGCAATAATGAAAACGTCCTTTGTCATCGCGCCGTTATTCTCCTGATAGTCTTGTTCAAGCAGTTCATTTATTTCGAAACCGACCCCTTCCAGCTGGTTAACTATAGCGTCTCGCTGGAAATAATTAAAATATATTTCCTCTTCCGAAAAGGATGTTGTTTCGTATTGAGCGTTGCTTCCCTCCATGAAGGAAAGATAAAGAAACCCTTGCAGATTGATGAGCTTGCTTAGCTTGGAAATGAAACGGGTTGTTTCTTCGTCTGAAAGATGGACAATGCAAAAAGATGCTATGGCTGCGTCATATGTTGAACTTTGCTCTATTGTTCGCAGATCGCAGACAGAAAATGAACCGGTTGGGATCTTTTGCTTTGCGAGCTTAATCATTTCCCTGGATAGGTCGATGCCGGTAATTTTGCAGTTCGGGTTTTGTTCAAAGAAAATCTTGGAAGCATTTCCGGGGCCACAGCCCAAATCAATGATTGATTTCGCATATGAAGCGTATTTTTTCTGGAAATAGTGGATCTTGCGTTTATATGGTTCAAAATCCATAAATTTGGCCGCAAACTTATCCGCTGAATTATCGTACGAATTGATGGTGATGGCCGTTTTATCCATTTTATATTTTTGCAACCTGATATTAATTTTTGGTTAATCCAGAATGATATCAAGCCCTGAAAGTAACGATAGGGCTTCAGGAGTAGAGAATCTGGTTTTTTTCAATTGATTCCATTCCGGGTTAATGTCGTAATTTGTCGAATTTCGAAAATCCGATTGAGTTAAATTGGTTTTTGAAAAACGGCTGTTCAGGAAATTAGTTGCATCAAAGTTGCCTCTTGTTAAATTTGCTTCAGTGAAATCAACCTCTTTGGCGCTACAATCCTTTATGCTTATCTGTGACAGATTTAAGCCAAAAAAAGATGAAGAATTAATTGTGCTGGAGTAAAAATTGATATTAACAGGTGTTGCCGCTTCTGCCCAATTGATCCCGATCGCCTTGCAATTCTTAAAATCGACTTCAACAAATGAACAATATTTCGGTTTTATAAGACTGATATTGCATTCAATAAAGACACAATCTTCAAAACGACATTTTTTGAAAATGGTTCCGGTGAAGTTGCATTTGATAAATTTGCAATCCCAGAATTCAAGATCAAAAAATTGATCGTCTGTCCATTGCTTATTTTTGAATTCTACCTTTTGATTGAAACGATCAAAAAAATCCATGTCACACTTTCGAAGTTTTTTAATTCAATTAAGTCGTATAAGAGTTCACGATAACCACTTGCAGCGCGAACTTGCCTGACACACCGCAATGTCTTAAAGAAGGGAGTCAGCATTCTGCAGATTTTACACGAAACGGTATATGATGTCTCTGGAACTTGGAAGTATTTACAACGCAGCGCAGCAATGAAAGGATTCTGGAACAGATGAAATGGAGAATCAACAACACCCCGGACTCTATCATCAACAGAAGAGACGAACCGTGTCGATTCGGTGTTTTAAATTCAGAATTAATCTTCAGTTCACTTCAACTTGAGGAGGGGGGCTGCTTTGTCGATGCCGGATGCGGTCCGGGAGAGTACTCTGTTCTGGCAGCAAAGCACGTCGGTGACGTGGGCTCGGTTATTGCGCTGGATCGCGATCCCTGGATGGTTGAGCAGTTGCACAAGACAATCGCAGCGCAAGCCATCACCAATATCGAAACGCAAATTGTCGACCTTGGAAAGCCTCTTCCTCTCAAAGACCAACAAGCTGATGCTGTCTTGATCTCAGCCGTTCTTCACATGCCCGGATTGAGTGACCGCTGGCAGATTCTTTTCCCGGAGCTATGGCGTATCCTGAAACAGGGTGGGAAACTGGGAATTATTGAGAAGAATAATGCTTCGGTTCCCGTTGGTCACCCATTACATTTGCGATTGTCGCCGGAAACGATCGCCGAAAATATTATCCCATATGGATTTGGACAGTGTGGCCTGATTGAGCTGAAGGAGAACATCTTCCTGATTGTGTTTGAGAAACGCGATTCCTGAAACAATCGACTTCTCTTTCATTTCCGCAAGTGGTGCTCATCTGATGTCGGTTCGCTATTGGCGTCAGAAAATTCCCACTCAATGGAGGCAGCCACCGTGTCTGTCACCATCCGACCTAATATTTCGCCAAACAGGACATGTTTACCACAGTACCGAACTGTTTCCGGCCCATGACCACTGACAATCGCAACCGAATCCGTTCCTGTGCCGGTTGCAATCCCGTCTGAAACGGCACTTTTGATTCCTGCATTTTGCAATGCTGCTGATTTGGCTTCTGTGACCATCAGCACTGCTTCGATGCCGGCTGCTTCCGTTAATGCCGCAGAGGTTAGAACGACTATGTTGATGGTGCCCGGGCTCTCAGGGGAAGCTACCATGAATCGGTGCTCCGCATGGTCACCAATACGTCTTGCATTGGAGAGACCGGCTGTCACCATCACCACAACATCAATGTCCTGCACGGTCTCTTTTGCCATGCGAAAGGAATCCATTGATGCCGCCGTCATCATTCCTACAGCCGTCCCTTTCCAGCCGGAGGCGATACAATATTGTGCCAGAGTCTCTTCCGGCGGCTCTGTGCACTGATTGTGCTTGGGGACGTTCAAGTTGACAAGATGGTCGGCGTGGATGATACCACCATTCAAAACCGCAGAACTGGTAATGCGATGCGGAATGCTGAAGGCAATATGAATATGTTGCCGGGTCTGTTCAATGGATGTAGAGGATGTTATGGGTTGCATTATTCCAGGATTGCCTTCCGATACAATTTTTATCTCAAGTCCCGTTGATCATCCGTTTTTTATTGACCATAAAAATTGGGCACAGGCTAGAAATATAAAGATAAAAGTAAAAAAGAAAAAAGCGATCAGCCATATTCCGGGCCGCCCTTTTTCTTCTAACGTTAATGCCAGATATTCGGAGAAAACAGAGGGAAGCCATGTTTTGAACCCTTTTTTCTCTTTCCCTTTAAGATAGTCGTACATTTGAATGATGCATACAAATGCGGCGAGAAAACAGAATAAAATGATTGGGACTGCATAAGTATTCATTTGATAACCGAATAATATTCAAATTGAGCGGTCGTAGAGATGTTGAACGTCCAGCAAGGTCGTGTTTTATGGTCGCATCCCAAGGTGCACTGCCTTCCAGAATTCAACCGCAGATTGATCAAACAGGTAGAAGTAAATATCTAAGACTTCAAATTCTTTTCGATAACAAACGTTGAGGGCCACTTTTGCAGCTTCCTGGTGCGGATATCCAAAGATACCGCAGGAAATAGCTGGAAAAGCCACCGATTTACACCGGTTTTCAATGGCTAAGCGTAGGGAGTTAACATAGGCAGACTCAAGCAATCTCTCGGGGTCAGGTTCTTCACTATAGATTGGACCTACGGTATGAATGACATATTTTGCAGCCAGATTCCCCGCCGGGGTGATACGCGCTTCACCAACGGGGCAACGAATGCCATTGACGGATTTAACTTTAAGGCACTCCTCTCTCAAACTTGGACCCGCTGCACGATGAATTGCCCCATCGACCCCGCCACCACCCAGCATTTTGGGGTTAGCTGCATTGACGATGGCATCAACATGTGCCTGGGTTAAATCACCCTCAATTATCGAAATATGACCCATAGCGACTCTCCAGCGGAGGTTCAAGCCTGCTCAAGTTTAGCGGCCTTCCATGTCCTTCTGCCGAGACGTTTTTTTCCCCTTGTCCGTCTTTTTCTCTCCAACATCGCGTACGCATCTTACTTTAAAATGGTCTGTTTTAGAAGCCGATTTGATTTTGCAGATACTTGGATCCTGATATCCTTTTCTTTTATTCACGAACGATGAGCTGCCGTACCAGATTTTATTGTAGAGGTGGTCATCTTTCAGAAACTTAAGCTCGTAGGCAATATGGCAGGGTAATTTTTCCAGGATGTCTTTTCGCGTCGGAAGACGCCAGTCGTTATAACCACCCAGGGTAAGCTTTTTACAATAGCTGACCGCGCGGTCAAATGTCACGCTGGGATCGATAAAGTAATTCTCACTGTTTGAGACCATATAACGGTCTTCCACCATGATTTTGTTTCCTTTATGTTTGACCACCGTTGTTTTGTTACGAAAGTATTTATCAAATTTTTCCTGGGAATCAGTCCTGACACACATGATGTTGGCGTGATCTCTTCTGTCTGTATAAGTTTGTCCATTTTGGATTGGATAAAGCTTGTCTTTTGCAAATTTGCCCTTGTCTTTTGAAAATTCTGGACTGTCCCAGACCCAGACAGTGTCATAGGGTTTTTCTCCCCATTTAATCCTTGAGAATTTCCTGCCTTTGCCGCTGATGGTGCTGAATTCTTTCAGGGTCGGGACGCGCCAGTCGCTATATCCTTCGACGTTCAGGTTCTGGCAAAAGTCTGTTGCTTCTTGTGCTGACCCGTAAACTTTGATCAGGAGGTAGGGATTATCCCGGTATTGTTCAGCGACCGGCAGTGTCCACATCTGCCCTGTTCCAAATTCTTTATCAATAACGGGGTGGGATGAAAATTCTTCAGCTTCTTTACGCCAGAGCGCTTCTTGTTCCTGCTTTCTGCGAGCGCGCTGTTCAGCCTCTAAACGCGCTTTTTTTTGGGCTGCTATATTGACTTGCCGTTCCTGCTCGCGTTTCTGCTTTTCTTTGTTATAGACCTCTTCCGCTTTGACCAGATAAGCAATAGCCTGGTTGTAGTATTTGGCTTTTTTCCCGTGCTTTGAGACGTAGTCTTCCAGTTTCTCATAGGCTTCATATTTTTTTCCTGTTTCGAACAGAGCCTTACCTTCGAAATAATCGAGCGATGAAGGTGTTGCAACTCCTAGTGATTTGATTTCATTCATTGTTTCGAGGGCATCACCATATTTCTGTCCCTTGAGCTGTTGCGCCAGTTTGGTTTTCAGCATGTCGAAGCGGATTTCCGGAGAAAGAGCCCATAAATTGGCAGCATAGAAAAACAGGGCAACCACGGATGCAGTAAAAATCAGTTTTTTATTCACATTGTTCTCCTTGTTTCTGATCGATTATTCTATTTCAAGGGTATAGGCATGCCATTTTCGACGGCCGGAAAGATTTCTTTTCTCCGTTGCGATCAGACGGTTATCCAGATAAATGTACAGGGTGACATTTCCGGAGTGACCTCCATAATGGTTGATATAAACCTTGTAGGTTCCCGGGTGTTGGTTGAGTCTGACGGAGATGTTTTCGGGGCCGTAACCGGAAGTGTTGTCGATATCCAATTGCATATTTTTTGTGCTCTTGCTTCCGAAAGAGCAATGGTCACCGTTGGGGCCGTAGGCGTGGAGATCCATGTCGGAGTTTCCGCTGTCCCAGGTCAGGGTAAACCTTGCTTTAACCGGTGGGGTGCTGCTTGTAACATGGATGGTTTTCTTCTCATTTTTGGCGGCTTGGTGTAGTGCAGTTGACTTCGAACAGGGAGGAAAAGCGAGCAAGATAATTGTTATAAACTATTTGACAGAGTTAGATGGTTGCGTATGCAACTAATTGATTCTGCTTTTGTATTATAATAAATCTTCAAGGTGCTTGACCGGGATGCTTAGATGGTAAAGCAACAGATCGAGTGGACGGGAATTTTTGTCGAGACAATCACTCTTCACTTATGAGAGTAAACGAGATACAGGAACATTGACTGCGAACTTGGAGGTTATATGACTAAACGTAATGTCCTTATTACTGGTGGGGCAAGAGGAATTGGTGCCGCAGCTGCGAGAGCACTGGCAGAAGATGGACATAGAGTCTTTATTAATTATGTCAGCAGCACTCAAAAGGCAACAGATCTTGTAGATGAGATCACCGCAAATGGTGATGAAGCATTTGCGGTACAGGCAGATGTTCGGGATGATCATCAAATCAAAGGGATGTTTGATAAGATAAATAACGAATTTGGCGGGGTAGATATCCTTGTTTCAAACGCAAATATGAGTTTTGTCGCTAAGTCATTTATGGACCAGACCTGGGAGGAGTTTTCACAGAAGTTAAATGACGAAATGCATGCCTCCTATGTGACGGCAAAGTATGCTGCCGGCAGCATGAAGGAAAAGCAATTTGGTCGCTTGATTTTCATATCGAGTACGTTATCCGAAAGTCCGGCACCAACTTTTCTCGCCCATGGTTCTGCAAAAGGAGCGCTTGACAGTTTCTGTAAATACCTCGCTCAGGAACTGGGCCCATTCGGCATTACCGCAAATATTGTTGCTCCGGGACTGGTCCTCACTGATGCGACAAAAAATGCACCGGATGAATTTAAAGAAGTTATTCGCGTCCATACGCCAACGCAAAAGATTGCCGTACCGGAAGATGTTGCTAACGTCATCAGATTTTTAGCAAGTGAAAACAGCTCACATTTAACAGGAACCTACACGCCTGTTTGTGGCGGCGCTTACCTTCCATAGTCTGCAACGTTAAGCCCCTCAGATAGAGGATGTGTCTCTATCTGAGGGGCTTGCACCATGATATTTGATATCTGCGCATCAGTTTTACTGCAGATTGATTTGATCGTCTTCCATTTTTAAATCCTGCTTTTCAAAATTGCACAGTCACATTTCTCCGCTTTATTTGCTTTCTGGATCCTCGTTCGTCTCCATCCGGAACCTCCGGACAGAAACGAGTTACCGCTCAGCTGTCGCCAATTTGATCGCCAGGCCTATGAAAACTGTGCCCGCCAACTTATTTAAGACACTTTGGGTGCGGTTCGATCGGTTCAGCCATTGACCAAGAGTTCCGGCGAGGAGAGCGATGCTACCGAACACCAATATTGTAGCTATGATAAACAGACCTCCAAGGAGTAGAAGCTGGTAAGCAACAGGTCCCCTGCCTGGATCGGCAAATTGCGGTAGAAAGGCCAGGAAAAAGATGGAGACTTTCGGATTTGTTATATTCATTATAATTCCACGGCAATACAACTTCCAATGATTCACGTTTCCATCCGTTCCGGCCTGAATTTTTTCAGCAGAGGCCCGAAAAGCTTGCCATGCGAGATAAATAAGGTACCCGGCGCCAATGAATTTGAGGATGGAAAAGGCAAGGGCAGATGTTTGAAAGATGATGGCAACTCCCAGCGCAACTGCGCTTGTGTGGATAAGAAGACCTGTGCACAAGCCCAGCATAACGAGCAAGCCGGAGGCTCTTCCCCGCAAAGCGGATTGTGTCAGGACGAAGATATTGTCCGGTCCTGGAGCAAGGCCAAGGAGAATGGATGCGGTAAAGAAAGTTATTAATGATTCAATGGGCACCACTTAACACTTCTTTCTTGAGGGGGTGTCTGATGAGCCTGGAGAGAAACCGATTTATGAATGTTACTGAAGCTTCCAGTTGTTTTGTCAGATTGCTTATTTGATTCTGCCGGCTTGTTCTACCGTTACCAGCTCGTTTCCCTCAAAAGTAAGACTGTAATAAAACGTTCCCGATGCGATGATCCATGCTTCGATTTTCATGACCCTGATTCGGTCACCATTTTTTTCCTGATCAATATAGCCTATGACTTCTTTTGAAATAGGGGTTCCGCAAGCGACAAGAACTTCTTGTTTTAAATCACCAATCTTGACAAGGGAACTTCCGCAACGAAGAGCAAAAGAGGTGCTTTGAGTTAAAATCAGGAACATCACAACCATGAGCGCAATTTTTTTCATGTTCATCTCCTTTTTTCTTTTGAACAAATCTTTTTGAATGTACAGGTAAACCAGCTCTCGAAAAAAGAGCCGAAGAGACATTATTTGGTTAGGAAGTTTTTAGTGAATATTTTCAATTGTTTCACGAAGCCGGCCTGGAAGCCATGAGCGCAACTTACTAGTAATGCTTTGCTCATTCTTTTGCCAAACGAGGCCGAGATAAATAACTCCGAGGCCAATAATCGAAAGGAAGAAAGGGAAAAGCATACTGTCTTTGAAAACATCATATGCTAAGTGCCCGAAATAACCCGCTAATCCAAGCCCGCCAAAAACAGCAAATACGCGTCGGGAAATGACTGCACCAGTAAAAATCATTGCCAAGTTAATGCACATGTACATGAATTTATTGAACTCACTATCAGACTTCATAAGAGAAAGACCACCCCAAAATGCCAGAACACCAAACAAGTATAACCAAAAAGCAAAATCCTTATTCCGGCAACTACGAACATCCACCCAGAAGGCAAATAGTGCCATTAAGAGGCCAAAAAACAGAGAA
This window encodes:
- a CDS encoding pentapeptide repeat-containing protein, translated to MDFFDRFNQKVEFKNKQWTDDQFFDLEFWDCKFIKCNFTGTIFKKCRFEDCVFIECNISLIKPKYCSFVEVDFKNCKAIGINWAEAATPVNINFYSSTINSSSFFGLNLSQISIKDCSAKEVDFTEANLTRGNFDATNFLNSRFSKTNLTQSDFRNSTNYDINPEWNQLKKTRFSTPEALSLLSGLDIILD
- a CDS encoding DUF2845 domain-containing protein produces the protein MKKIALMVVMFLILTQSTSFALRCGSSLVKIGDLKQEVLVACGTPISKEVIGYIDQEKNGDRIRVMKIEAWIIASGTFYYSLTFEGNELVTVEQAGRIK
- a CDS encoding LysE family translocator, translating into MVPIESLITFFTASILLGLAPGPDNIFVLTQSALRGRASGLLVMLGLCTGLLIHTSAVALGVAIIFQTSALAFSILKFIGAGYLIYLAWQAFRASAEKIQAGTDGNVNHWKLYCRGIIMNITNPKVSIFFLAFLPQFADPGRGPVAYQLLLLGGLFIIATILVFGSIALLAGTLGQWLNRSNRTQSVLNKLAGTVFIGLAIKLATAER
- a CDS encoding class I SAM-dependent methyltransferase, translated to MKWRINNTPDSIINRRDEPCRFGVLNSELIFSSLQLEEGGCFVDAGCGPGEYSVLAAKHVGDVGSVIALDRDPWMVEQLHKTIAAQAITNIETQIVDLGKPLPLKDQQADAVLISAVLHMPGLSDRWQILFPELWRILKQGGKLGIIEKNNASVPVGHPLHLRLSPETIAENIIPYGFGQCGLIELKENIFLIVFEKRDS
- a CDS encoding SDR family oxidoreductase, with translation MTKRNVLITGGARGIGAAAARALAEDGHRVFINYVSSTQKATDLVDEITANGDEAFAVQADVRDDHQIKGMFDKINNEFGGVDILVSNANMSFVAKSFMDQTWEEFSQKLNDEMHASYVTAKYAAGSMKEKQFGRLIFISSTLSESPAPTFLAHGSAKGALDSFCKYLAQELGPFGITANIVAPGLVLTDATKNAPDEFKEVIRVHTPTQKIAVPEDVANVIRFLASENSSHLTGTYTPVCGGAYLP
- a CDS encoding O-acetyl-ADP-ribose deacetylase, which translates into the protein MGHISIIEGDLTQAHVDAIVNAANPKMLGGGGVDGAIHRAAGPSLREECLKVKSVNGIRCPVGEARITPAGNLAAKYVIHTVGPIYSEEPDPERLLESAYVNSLRLAIENRCKSVAFPAISCGIFGYPHQEAAKVALNVCYRKEFEVLDIYFYLFDQSAVEFWKAVHLGMRP
- a CDS encoding dihydroorotate dehydrogenase-like protein, whose translation is MPNLSTKFMGLNLKTPIIAGSSGLSSSVDGIKKLEEGGAGAIVLKSIFEEEIFHELNDMMKDVPETSRYMERFDYHDLVIKGENLAKYTTLIREAKKAVAVPIVASVNCSFSYEWVDHAKRLESAGADALELNMFFMPTDQKRSAEEVERAYFNVVEKIVKEVSIPIALKISHYFTCLGQIIQKLSKQGISGLVLFNRFYSPDFDIEELKVTQTNVFSSPGDLAMSLRWIAMMSQKVDCDLAASTGIHDGEAVIKQLLAGAQAVQVVSALYKNGPTCIQTMLDKLEDWMIRHEYETLEDFRGKMSQDKSTDPAIYERVQFMKYFSGQQEIL
- a CDS encoding tRNA-binding protein; its protein translation is MAKELKPTVSFEESFATLDIRVGRIIDVELETSTHKPTYKMTIDFGKYGKRTSYGRFTQHPIDEVKDRLVLGVLNFEPKKMGDVVSEALIIGVQYPKAESGEATFVSPAISAKIGSKLF
- a CDS encoding adenosylcobinamide amidohydrolase, which codes for MQPITSSTSIEQTRQHIHIAFSIPHRITSSAVLNGGIIHADHLVNLNVPKHNQCTEPPEETLAQYCIASGWKGTAVGMMTAASMDSFRMAKETVQDIDVVVMVTAGLSNARRIGDHAEHRFMVASPESPGTINIVVLTSAALTEAAGIEAVLMVTEAKSAALQNAGIKSAVSDGIATGTGTDSVAIVSGHGPETVRYCGKHVLFGEILGRMVTDTVAASIEWEFSDANSEPTSDEHHLRK
- a CDS encoding class I SAM-dependent methyltransferase produces the protein MDKTAITINSYDNSADKFAAKFMDFEPYKRKIHYFQKKYASYAKSIIDLGCGPGNASKIFFEQNPNCKITGIDLSREMIKLAKQKIPTGSFSVCDLRTIEQSSTYDAAIASFCIVHLSDEETTRFISKLSKLINLQGFLYLSFMEGSNAQYETTSFSEEEIYFNYFQRDAIVNQLEGVGFEINELLEQDYQENNGAMTKDVFIIAQRTT